In the genome of Rutidosis leptorrhynchoides isolate AG116_Rl617_1_P2 unplaced genomic scaffold, CSIRO_AGI_Rlap_v1 contig17, whole genome shotgun sequence, one region contains:
- the LOC139881536 gene encoding F-box protein CPR1-like, giving the protein MSDIDFVKLQFAKSLENNTNLNLVITKEGDEDSIISIEFDDDSLENSVILNFLNPLEDNPRIVYPIGFCNGLLCLCILTRSQQLFAVLNVSTRKHWFFHDLGHERLIENKFYFQSFVYDSSDDDYKVVRITTLGENLGCEMMLYSLRENAWKQFSKDFPYSICYFTESSYFEGEGGLDARVLGNIIHYLVVPITGKRINMIVGFDFSTENYNEVPLPDSLVSSDIQLHMTVLGGYLCVVSWDKETYWVGDHVWIMKEYGVKKSWTKLFTVRQDEDHSCIFPVAYSRIREDNMLLMINDAYAPTKRLAWYDLKKKEVNVVTKLKRIMPENFFAQVMVGSLVFT; this is encoded by the coding sequence ATGAGTGACATTGATTTCGTCAAGCTCCAATTTGCAAAATCTCTCGAGAACAACACAAATCTCAACCTCGTCATCACTAAAGAAGGCGACGAAGACAGTATCATTTCGATCGAATTCGACGACGATTCACTCGAGAACTCTGTGATTCTGAATTTCCTAAACCCATTGGAGGATAATCCTCGTATCGTCTATCCAATAGGGTTTTGCAATGGTCTTCTTTGCCTCTGCATCTTGACTCGCAGCCAACAACTCTTTGCAGTGCTCAACGTCTCTACGAGAAAGCATTGGTTTTTCCATGATTTGGGACATGAAAGGTTGATTGAAAATAAATTCTACTTTCAGAGTTTTGTTTATGATTCGTCAGACGATGACTACAAAGTAGTCAGGATCACAACATTAGGGGAAAATCTGGGTTGCGAAATGATGCTGTATAGTTTACGAGAAAATGCTTGGAAACAGTTCAGCAAAGATTTCCCTTACTCCATTTGTTACTTCACGGAGTCGAGCTATTTTGAAGGAGAAGGAGGGTTAGATGCTCGTGTTCTAGGGAACATCATTCACTACCTTGTGGTCCCAATTACTGGGAAAAGGATTAACATGATCGTGGGGTTCGATTTTTCCACGGAGAACTACAATGAGGTGCCATTACCTGATTCTCTGGTTTCAAGCGACATCCAACTACACATGACTGTGTTAGGAGGATACCTCTGTGTTGTTTCGTGGGATAAGGAAACTTACTGGGTAGGTGATCATGTATGGATAATGAAAGAATATGGTGTAAAGAAGTCTTGGACGAAGTTGTTTACTGTTAGGCAAGATGAAGATCATAGTTGCATATTTCCCGTGGCATATTCCAGGATTCGAGAAGATAATATGCTGCTGATGATTAATGATGCATATGCACCAACCAAAAGGCTTGCTTGGTACGACTTGAAGAAGAAAGAGGTGAATGTTGTCACAAAATTGAAAAGGATTATGCCAGAAAATTTCTTTGCACAAGTGATGGTTGGGAGCCTTGTTTTCACTTGA